The DNA window CGACCCGGCGTTCTTCGACTACCAGACGCTCAACCGGTTCGGGAAGTGACGCTCGGACTTCGGCGTCGCGGGCGCAGTAGCCGCCGCTCGCCGCGGAGCGATGTAGCGGATGACGCGCTCTGCGTCGGCTGCTGGCACCCGTCGGCACGCCGTGGCGTGGCGGTAGCCCTTGAACGGGTCGCCTCTCTGTCCGTATCCTGAGGCCTCATGAGGCGGGCGAAGCGATCGAAGCGGAAGGCAAAGGCGGCGACGCCGCGGGCGACGGCCGCCCCTAGTCGCATCGGTCGGCTCACCCGGGCGGCCGAGGTGCGCCTGTTTGACCGTGCCGCGCGCCGCGAGCTCGGCATGAGCGGACGCGAGTTCCTCCGCAAGTGGCGCGCGGGGGAGTTCAAGAACGCCGACGCCGATCCCGCCGTGCGCCACGTCGCCATGCTCGCGCCGGTTGGCTGCTAGCACTCCAGCGCGCGCCGTCACCGAGTTTCTCGGGCCGCTCCGCGACGCGATCGCGTGCGTCACCCGTGCCCGCGTCGACGTGAATGCGGAGGGCTACCCGCCCCTCCGCCGGGACTGGCGTGCGGTGCTCCGCCGCGGAGAGGACCGATTCGGGGCGTGGCGCACGTGGTCGTAATCAGCCGTCGGTCTTGCGACAAGGATGAGTGCCAGCGGACCGCTTCTCCGCCGCGCGTCCCGGGTCGTGTTCCTGCTCGTTGACGGCCGCGAAGGTCAAGTGTCATAGGTCGCCGGGCGCCTGTCCGATGGACTTCAGACTCACCGCAGCCGAGGAGCGCTTCCGTAGCGAGGTGCACGCCTGGCTCGTCGCCAACCTCCCTGAGGGCTGGGGCACGCCCGGCTTCCGCAAGCCCGAGGACGCGGCGGAGAAGGTCCGCTTCGCGCGCTGGTGGCAGCGCCGCCTGCATGAGGGCGGCTGGGCGGGCCTGCACTGGCCGGGCGAGTACGGGGGCCGCGGCGCGTCGCCGATCGAGCAGCTCCTCTTCGCCGAGGAGTACACGCGGGTCGGCGCGCCGAGCATGATCGACATCGGCGTCGGGCCGGCGCTCGTCGGCCCGACCCTCATCCACCACGGCACCGAGCAGCAGAAGCAGCGCTTTCTCCCGAAGATCCTGACCGGCGAGGAGATGTGGTGCCAGGGCTTCTCGGAGCCGAACGCCGGCTCCGACCTGGCCGCCGTGCGCACCCGCGCCGAGCTCCGCGGCGATGCGTTCCACGTGAGCGGCCAGAAGATCTGGACGAGCTACGCGCGCTTCGCCGAGTGGTGCATCCTGGTCACGCGCACGGACTTCCAGGCGCCGAAGCACAAGGGGATCACGTTCCTCCTGGTCGACATGACGAGCCCGGGCATCACCATTCGGCCGCTCGTCGAGATGACGGGCGTGGCCTGGTTCAACGAGGTCTTCTTCGACGACGTCCGCGTCCCGCGGGAGAACGTGGTCGGCGAGGTGAACGGGGGATGGACGATCGTCATCACGACGCTCGCCCACGAGCGGAGCGGCTCGGCCCCACACGCGCGGCTCCAGGGCGAGATGCGCGACGTGCTCGACCTGGCCCGGCGCGTCGTCCGCGACGGGCGGCCGGCGGCCGCCGATCCCCGCTTCCGCCAGCGCCTGGCGCAGAGCTTCATCGAGACCGAGATCCTGCGCGGGCTGGCGTACAAGAACGTGAGCGAGCTCATGCGCAACGGCCAGCCCGGCCCGGAAGGCTCGTGTCTCAAGCTCGTGTGGAGCGAGCTCGACCAGCGGATGAAGGACCTCGCGCTCGAGCTCCAGGGCCCCTACGGTGCGCTCGAGCGCGGCGCGCCGCGTGCGATCGACGCCGGTCGATGGGAGCACGAGTACCTCTGGTCGCGCGCGGCCAGCATCTACGCCGGCACCTCCGAGGTGCAGCGCAACATCATCGCCCAGCGTGTGCTCGGGCTGCCGCGCGCATGATCATCGACGTCTGGACGCAGCACATCTCGCCCACCCCCCGGGGTCGAGGCGATGGACCGCCACGGCGTCCGCGCCGCGCTCATGGCGGGTGACAACGAGGCGGTGGCCGGCGCCCAGCGCGCGCACCCCGGGCGCATCTTCGGCGAGTACCACGCGAGCCCGACGGACATCATGCGCGCCGTGCGCGAGCTCGAGCACGAGCACTACGTCAGGGGCTGCGGCTTCGTCGCGCTCCGCATCGAGCCGTACCTGCTGGCCTTCGTGCGCGCGTCCGTGCGGGTGACGTAGGGCCCGCGGGTCCCGCTGGTCATGCAGACAAGCCCGGCCCCGCCGGACCGCAGGGTCCAAAGGGTCGATGGCCCTCAATCTGAGGCGACCGAGCTCGTCGCCGCTGCGGCCGCTTCAGGTCTTCTTCGGCTGACGCGCAAGCAACGCGCGGAGCGTGGGAAGGGCAGCCCGGTCCCTCGGGCGATTCGCCGACTCCTTCGAGCGAATGATATCCGCGAGCGCGGCGACGGGGACGACGAGACCGCCGAGATCGTACTGGACGATGTTGGGCTTCAGGTCGTCATAGCCGGCGGTTCCCGCTGGCATGAACGCAACGTCGAGATCGCCGAACTTCGTCGTCAGATTGACGAGCTCCACGTTGTGAAAGAAGGATGCGTCACAGGCGAACGGCAACCCCGCGGCCGCGTCGGGACTGCGGATCTTCGCATCCATCGTCCGCAAGGCGGCGGCGAGCCGCGTGAGGTTCTCCGAGCGGCGCGACGGGCAG is part of the Deltaproteobacteria bacterium genome and encodes:
- a CDS encoding isovaleryl-CoA dehydrogenase; protein product: MDFRLTAAEERFRSEVHAWLVANLPEGWGTPGFRKPEDAAEKVRFARWWQRRLHEGGWAGLHWPGEYGGRGASPIEQLLFAEEYTRVGAPSMIDIGVGPALVGPTLIHHGTEQQKQRFLPKILTGEEMWCQGFSEPNAGSDLAAVRTRAELRGDAFHVSGQKIWTSYARFAEWCILVTRTDFQAPKHKGITFLLVDMTSPGITIRPLVEMTGVAWFNEVFFDDVRVPRENVVGEVNGGWTIVITTLAHERSGSAPHARLQGEMRDVLDLARRVVRDGRPAAADPRFRQRLAQSFIETEILRGLAYKNVSELMRNGQPGPEGSCLKLVWSELDQRMKDLALELQGPYGALERGAPRAIDAGRWEHEYLWSRAASIYAGTSEVQRNIIAQRVLGLPRA